From one Deltaproteobacteria bacterium genomic stretch:
- a CDS encoding radical SAM protein, with translation MTIPLKHTIIYGPVNSRRLGSSLGINILGRSKKQCSFNCVYCQYGWTTDIPSEDAWDQAPGPDAVLTALEDALRRLPKPPQYITFSGNGEPTLHPAFPEIVDRVLDTRNRLSPDSKVAVLSNSSTITRLKVQRALSRLDVRIMKLDAGTQETFHRFNQNVIGLSLEEVVAGLQSMGDVTIQALFAKGPAGNFSEPEVQAWINRLKSIAPTSVQVYTLARGYPSDAISPLSREELESIGEVLKQEGIPGKVY, from the coding sequence ATGACCATTCCTCTCAAACACACAATCATATACGGCCCGGTCAATTCCAGGAGACTGGGTTCTTCCCTGGGGATCAACATCCTCGGCAGAAGCAAAAAACAGTGCAGCTTCAACTGTGTGTACTGCCAGTACGGATGGACAACGGACATCCCTTCGGAGGATGCATGGGACCAGGCCCCCGGGCCTGATGCCGTCCTCACGGCCCTTGAGGATGCATTGAGGCGCCTTCCCAAACCGCCCCAGTACATCACCTTCTCTGGGAACGGAGAACCGACTCTTCATCCGGCCTTTCCGGAAATTGTAGACAGAGTTCTAGATACGCGGAACCGGCTTTCACCGGACTCCAAGGTCGCAGTGCTCTCAAACAGCTCAACCATCACACGTCTTAAGGTGCAACGTGCCTTGTCCCGGCTGGACGTTCGTATCATGAAACTGGATGCGGGGACCCAAGAGACGTTTCATCGTTTCAACCAGAACGTGATCGGACTATCCCTTGAGGAGGTCGTTGCTGGATTGCAATCCATGGGGGATGTCACCATCCAGGCCCTGTTCGCCAAAGGCCCTGCCGGAAATTTTTCCGAACCCGAGGTCCAGGCCTGGATCAACCGTTTGAAGAGCATTGCTCCGACATCGGTCCAGGTCTACACATTGGCTCGGGGCTATCCCTCAGACGCCATCTCGCCTTTGAGCCGTGAAGAACTGGAAAGTATAGGCGAGGTCCTGAAACAGGAAGGGATTCCCGGCAAGGTCTACTAA
- a CDS encoding DUF4276 family protein, translating to MKIYVEGGGDHAKLKRECRRAFSKFFEKAGFKGRMPRIVACGSRGSTYDDFCTAVGTATNEELPLLLVDSEAPVQSQHQRAGHFDPWGHLHALDCWEQPANSDDEQAHLMVQCMEAWFLADRQCLQNFFGNNYQSTALPGNPDIETVEKQQLFDALENSTHHTQKGEYRKGAHSFKILELLDPDKVFKKSPWAERLRVKLNKELSDY from the coding sequence ATTAAAATTTACGTGGAAGGCGGAGGAGACCATGCAAAGCTTAAACGCGAATGCCGCAGGGCTTTCTCCAAGTTCTTTGAAAAGGCCGGATTCAAAGGCAGAATGCCGAGAATCGTCGCCTGTGGCTCGCGTGGTTCCACCTATGATGATTTTTGTACGGCCGTAGGGACAGCAACCAACGAAGAATTGCCGCTGTTGCTGGTTGATAGTGAAGCTCCTGTTCAATCTCAGCATCAGCGGGCAGGACATTTCGATCCATGGGGACATCTTCATGCTCTTGACTGCTGGGAGCAACCGGCAAATTCAGACGATGAACAGGCCCATTTGATGGTTCAATGCATGGAAGCGTGGTTCCTGGCTGACCGGCAGTGCTTGCAGAATTTTTTCGGCAATAACTACCAGTCCACTGCCCTGCCCGGCAATCCAGATATTGAAACAGTTGAGAAACAACAGCTTTTTGATGCATTGGAAAATTCGACTCACCATACGCAAAAGGGTGAATACAGAAAGGGCGCCCATTCTTTCAAGATTCTTGAACTGCTTGATCCTGACAAGGTTTTTAAGAAGTCTCCATGGGCGGAAAGGCTGAGAGTCAAGTTGAATAAGGAATTATCAGATTATTGA
- a CDS encoding response regulator, whose amino-acid sequence MSGTLHILLIDDNPDDRLLMIRELSREFDDPRIVQIKDQQAFEEAIEKGGFDLIITDYQLHWTTGLDVLESVKNRFPDMPVIMFTGTGSEEVAVEAMKAGLDDYVLKSIRHIKRLPAAVRAVLEKSKQRLATLELEARYRRLFENFPAGLFRSTPEGRLLDLNPAGRRILGIGEEEPLDEVRIHELCAHPDDQTLFRDFITRDGVVQDLELPLRRYDGKITWVRMNARAVQDSSGNILYCEGSFVDITERKKREEEQKKLEAQLFQAQKMEAIGRLAGGVAHDFNNMLSVIRGYCDLALSRLKPMDPLFHDLTQISEAAARSADLTRQLLAFSRRQTIEPVKLDFNVQLENMERLLKRILGEHIELVFSPSPNLWPVYLDQSQVDQVVANLAVNARDAMPNGGRLTLETGNTTLDETFQDKHTGCLPGEYVVLAVSDTGFGMDEETLEHVFEPFFTTKEEGKGTGLGLSTVYGIAKQNKGFVNIYSEQGKGTTVKVYFPRYTGDDEAEPVESGEVALKGGEETILLVEDEDQVRKLARTILERLGYRVLEAAAPGEAITMAEKHRNEIHLLLTDLVMPVMHGRELYERISALKPGIKVLYMSGYAPDAVVHGGVLEKGTPFLPKPFTLDELGRKVRKVLDQVDSET is encoded by the coding sequence ATGTCGGGAACGTTGCATATCCTCCTCATTGACGATAATCCGGACGACCGTCTGCTGATGATTAGAGAGCTCAGTCGCGAGTTCGATGACCCGCGTATCGTCCAGATAAAGGATCAGCAGGCCTTTGAAGAGGCCATCGAAAAGGGAGGCTTCGACCTGATCATAACGGATTATCAACTTCATTGGACAACAGGGCTCGATGTGCTGGAATCGGTCAAGAATCGTTTTCCGGATATGCCCGTGATCATGTTTACCGGCACTGGAAGCGAGGAGGTCGCGGTGGAGGCCATGAAGGCCGGTCTGGACGACTATGTGCTTAAGTCAATCAGGCATATCAAGCGGCTTCCCGCAGCCGTCCGCGCGGTGCTTGAAAAAAGCAAACAGCGGCTGGCCACCCTGGAACTCGAAGCCCGATATCGTCGGTTGTTTGAAAACTTCCCCGCCGGGCTTTTTCGTTCAACCCCTGAGGGCCGCCTCCTGGACCTCAATCCGGCGGGGCGGAGGATCCTTGGAATAGGCGAAGAAGAACCACTGGATGAAGTCAGGATTCACGAATTATGTGCCCATCCTGATGATCAAACGCTTTTCAGGGATTTCATCACCCGTGATGGAGTAGTCCAGGACCTGGAACTGCCCCTGAGAAGGTATGACGGCAAGATCACCTGGGTACGCATGAATGCGCGGGCGGTGCAGGATTCTTCAGGTAACATTCTCTATTGCGAAGGGAGTTTCGTTGACATCACTGAACGCAAAAAGAGGGAAGAAGAGCAAAAAAAGCTTGAGGCACAGCTTTTTCAGGCCCAGAAAATGGAGGCCATAGGGAGACTTGCCGGAGGTGTGGCCCATGATTTCAACAACATGCTGAGTGTTATTAGGGGATATTGTGATCTTGCCCTCTCCAGGCTCAAGCCCATGGATCCCCTTTTCCACGATCTGACACAGATCTCTGAAGCCGCGGCACGATCCGCAGACCTCACCCGCCAGCTTTTGGCCTTTTCCAGGCGACAGACCATTGAGCCGGTAAAGCTGGACTTCAACGTACAACTCGAAAACATGGAACGGCTGCTGAAGCGAATCCTCGGAGAGCATATCGAGTTGGTATTCTCACCGTCCCCGAATCTCTGGCCCGTGTACCTGGATCAGTCCCAGGTGGACCAGGTTGTGGCGAACCTGGCTGTAAATGCAAGGGATGCGATGCCCAACGGGGGGAGGCTTACCCTGGAGACGGGTAACACGACCCTGGATGAGACCTTTCAGGACAAACACACGGGTTGCCTGCCCGGAGAATACGTGGTGCTGGCAGTAAGCGATACGGGTTTCGGTATGGACGAGGAGACGCTGGAGCACGTCTTCGAGCCATTTTTCACTACAAAGGAAGAGGGGAAGGGTACAGGTCTCGGGCTTTCCACCGTATACGGCATCGCCAAGCAGAACAAAGGATTTGTCAACATTTACAGCGAGCAAGGCAAGGGGACGACGGTGAAGGTCTACTTCCCCCGGTACACGGGAGACGATGAGGCGGAACCGGTGGAGTCCGGGGAGGTAGCCCTTAAGGGCGGAGAGGAGACCATCCTGCTTGTTGAAGACGAAGATCAGGTCCGCAAGCTTGCCAGGACGATCCTGGAAAGGCTGGGATACCGGGTCCTGGAGGCGGCTGCGCCGGGCGAGGCCATTACCATGGCCGAAAAACACAGGAACGAAATCCACCTACTGCTCACCGACCTTGTTATGCCTGTCATGCATGGCAGAGAACTCTATGAAAGGATTTCGGCCCTGAAACCCGGGATCAAGGTGCTCTACATGTCCGGATATGCCCCCGATGCCGTTGTGCATGGGGGCGTCTTGGAAAAAGGGACGCCATTCCTTCCGAAGCCTTTTACGCTGGATGAACTGGGGAGAAAGGTCCGCAAGGTACTGGATCAGGTCGACAGCGAGACATAA
- a CDS encoding transporter substrate-binding domain-containing protein, producing MLKRTLTILLFFPWFFFPFSGEKTLFADKTLKVGVYENEPLVFTNSDGKVQGLYIDVLETIAEREGWRIEYVHGTWAQCLDRLEKAGIDLLVGIAYSEERDERFDFTNETLLSNWGQLYTGKINSGIESILDLSGKRVAVLKGDVYSKGFRSILRRFGIKSDFVQVETYSQVFRILEQGEADAALITRLYGLLHEKDFNVFRSPVICCPVELRFAVPEGRNLDIASTIDRYLMTLKEDKGSVYYRSMNRWFGVGGKPTFPVWFWWVLGGAGSLVLLFLAGNFFLRAQVRARTRELEEQITARNLAEERLRRQSEQLEQTVSERTAELQARVREVEHLNRALANLLEDFQGANRNLERTSKQLERANEELEAFTYSVSHDLRAPLRAMEGFAQALLEDYAEGLSQEGREYARRITASARRMDVLIQDLLQYSRLSRMKVELFRVSLEQVMDRVLAQLEAEIRERGAVMDVARPLPEVYGNPLVLEQILANLLSNAIKFVAPGVRPRVRIRPEVEENRVRIWVEDNGIGVPAEHRERIFRIFERLHGIETYEGTGVGLAIVKRGVERMEGRFGLEPGKREGSRFWVDLKKA from the coding sequence GTGCTGAAAAGGACTCTGACCATACTTTTATTCTTCCCCTGGTTCTTCTTTCCGTTCAGTGGAGAGAAAACCCTTTTCGCCGATAAGACCTTGAAGGTCGGGGTTTACGAAAATGAACCCCTGGTATTCACCAATTCGGACGGAAAAGTGCAGGGATTATATATTGATGTGCTTGAAACCATCGCTGAGAGAGAAGGATGGCGTATCGAATATGTTCACGGGACATGGGCACAATGCCTGGATCGGTTGGAAAAGGCCGGGATCGATCTGCTGGTGGGTATTGCTTACTCGGAAGAACGGGACGAGAGGTTCGATTTCACCAACGAGACCCTGCTTTCAAACTGGGGACAGCTCTATACCGGGAAGATAAACAGCGGTATAGAGTCCATCTTGGATCTTTCCGGAAAAAGAGTGGCAGTCCTCAAGGGAGACGTATATAGCAAAGGATTCCGCTCCATTTTACGCCGCTTCGGGATCAAGAGTGATTTTGTTCAAGTGGAGACCTATTCCCAGGTGTTCAGGATCCTTGAACAAGGGGAGGCTGATGCGGCCTTGATCACACGGCTTTACGGGTTGTTGCATGAGAAAGACTTTAATGTGTTCCGCAGCCCGGTCATCTGTTGCCCGGTTGAGCTCCGTTTCGCCGTCCCGGAGGGAAGAAACCTGGACATTGCTTCCACCATCGATCGGTATCTGATGACCCTTAAGGAGGATAAAGGATCGGTTTATTACCGGTCCATGAACCGATGGTTCGGGGTTGGCGGCAAACCAACCTTCCCGGTGTGGTTTTGGTGGGTGTTGGGTGGCGCCGGGAGCCTGGTCCTGCTTTTCCTTGCGGGTAATTTTTTCCTGAGGGCCCAGGTGCGCGCCAGGACAAGAGAGTTGGAGGAACAGATCACCGCCAGAAACCTGGCTGAGGAAAGGCTGCGAAGACAGAGCGAGCAGTTGGAACAAACAGTTTCCGAACGGACCGCTGAACTTCAGGCCCGGGTACGGGAAGTAGAGCATTTAAACCGGGCCCTGGCCAATCTTCTCGAAGACTTTCAGGGGGCCAACCGGAACCTGGAGCGGACATCAAAGCAACTGGAGCGAGCCAACGAGGAACTAGAGGCCTTCACTTACTCCGTATCCCACGACCTTCGAGCACCTCTCCGTGCGATGGAGGGTTTTGCTCAGGCCCTCCTGGAGGATTATGCCGAAGGGCTGAGTCAAGAGGGCAGGGAATACGCCCGGCGTATTACGGCTTCGGCAAGGCGTATGGATGTCTTGATCCAGGATCTTCTGCAATACAGTCGTCTGAGCCGCATGAAGGTCGAACTTTTCAGGGTGAGTCTGGAGCAGGTAATGGACCGCGTTCTGGCACAACTGGAAGCAGAGATTAGAGAACGTGGGGCGGTCATGGATGTGGCAAGGCCGTTGCCCGAGGTTTATGGGAACCCGTTGGTCTTGGAGCAGATTTTGGCTAATCTCCTTTCAAACGCGATCAAGTTCGTTGCGCCCGGTGTGCGGCCTCGGGTCAGGATACGGCCGGAGGTGGAAGAAAATCGGGTTCGGATCTGGGTGGAGGACAACGGTATTGGTGTTCCTGCCGAGCACCGGGAGCGGATATTCCGGATTTTTGAGCGCCTCCATGGGATAGAAACCTATGAGGGGACGGGGGTGGGTCTCGCAATTGTGAAAAGGGGGGTGGAACGGATGGAAGGCCGTTTCGGTCTGGAGCCCGGGAAGAGGGAAGGAAGCCGCTTCTGGGTCGATTTGAAAAAGGCTTGA
- a CDS encoding PLP-dependent aminotransferase family protein: MTLLIKLNPKANIPIYRQIMDQIIGLIDTGALKPGAHLPSTRDLAHKLGLNRSTVYRAYQELWALGYVESRPGSYSTVRKRTRIVSGDLPREDGVMDWHQKSTPGGRALYESLAAETTLIRSASGSDLVNFMPLSPDNRLFPLDDFRKCMNQALHEEGTDLLQYGDVLGYGPLRAFIAERMQQHSVSVSTDEILITTGAQGAIELLLHLLTEPGADVALGAPTYSRAIALFRLFKVNMVEVPVGHDGMDLDMLEGLLQKTRPRFVYTIPNFHNPMGITTEQAHRERLLEICEASRVPLVEDGFEEEMKYFGKTVLPIKSMDHRGVVIYLGTFSKVLFPGLRIGWVAADRGCIERLAAIQQAQILSGNLLGQAALTRFCRSGRYDMHIKRMHRIYRKRMQVALKAMKEAYLPNQVLWTRPAGGYTLWIELNGLDMEDETLFRFMADRGILISPGSHHFCNPPDRLGFRISIAHLEETDIQEGISRLGMALWDLYENARRRP; this comes from the coding sequence ATGACACTGCTAATCAAGCTGAACCCAAAGGCTAACATCCCCATATACCGGCAGATAATGGATCAGATCATAGGACTGATCGACACCGGTGCTTTGAAGCCGGGGGCGCATTTGCCCTCTACCCGGGATCTGGCCCACAAATTGGGTCTCAATCGCTCAACCGTGTACAGGGCCTATCAGGAACTCTGGGCCCTGGGTTATGTGGAGAGCCGGCCGGGATCCTACTCTACGGTCCGGAAACGGACCCGGATCGTGTCCGGCGATCTGCCCCGAGAGGACGGTGTGATGGACTGGCATCAAAAATCCACGCCAGGCGGCCGAGCGCTCTATGAAAGCCTGGCAGCCGAAACCACCCTGATTCGGTCTGCATCAGGGTCGGATCTCGTGAATTTTATGCCCCTTTCACCGGACAACCGCCTGTTTCCGCTGGATGATTTTCGCAAGTGCATGAACCAGGCCCTGCACGAGGAGGGGACGGACCTACTCCAGTACGGCGATGTCTTGGGATACGGCCCCCTCAGGGCATTTATCGCCGAGAGGATGCAGCAGCACAGCGTGTCCGTCTCGACAGATGAAATCCTGATCACCACCGGGGCCCAGGGGGCCATTGAACTCCTCTTACACTTACTGACCGAGCCGGGGGCCGACGTTGCCCTCGGGGCCCCCACTTATTCCAGGGCCATTGCCCTGTTCCGGTTGTTCAAGGTGAACATGGTGGAGGTCCCTGTGGGCCATGATGGCATGGATCTGGATATGCTGGAGGGTCTGCTTCAAAAAACGCGGCCACGATTCGTCTACACCATTCCTAACTTTCACAACCCGATGGGTATCACTACGGAGCAGGCCCATCGGGAAAGACTTCTTGAAATTTGCGAAGCGTCCCGGGTTCCCCTGGTGGAAGACGGGTTCGAGGAAGAGATGAAATATTTCGGGAAGACTGTACTTCCCATCAAGTCCATGGATCATCGGGGCGTAGTTATCTACCTGGGCACCTTTTCCAAGGTCCTTTTTCCCGGTCTCCGGATCGGCTGGGTGGCGGCGGATAGGGGCTGCATTGAAAGATTGGCGGCGATTCAACAGGCCCAGATCCTGTCGGGCAACCTGTTGGGCCAGGCGGCCCTGACCCGGTTCTGCCGATCTGGACGCTATGATATGCATATCAAACGCATGCACCGCATATACCGAAAGCGCATGCAGGTGGCTCTGAAGGCCATGAAGGAGGCCTACCTGCCGAATCAGGTCCTGTGGACCCGGCCTGCGGGCGGGTACACCCTCTGGATAGAGCTGAACGGTCTCGACATGGAGGATGAGACCTTGTTCCGTTTCATGGCTGATCGAGGAATTCTGATCTCGCCTGGCAGCCATCATTTTTGCAACCCACCGGACCGCCTCGGCTTTCGAATCTCAATCGCCCACCTGGAGGAGACGGACATCCAAGAGGGAATAAGCCGTCTGGGCATGGCCCTCTGGGACCTTTACGAAAATGCAAGGAGACGACCATGA
- a CDS encoding PAS domain S-box protein has protein sequence MERIALFLEHKEHRALLKEWLGARFQVVTKGTPDESVAGFDLGIVDGTALKRYIRNIGNLKETAQPVFLPFLLVIPRSDLESIACHLRHTVDELIFAPIGRNELMTRVDALLHTRKMSFEFHGRPGRLFDDVPLGLYRCTPEGRILEANMTTARLLGYSHPRFLVKIRPADLFVEPEDRRFWQATIKKGESVHRFQVRLRRRDGAVIWVEENSRAVCDNKGHLLYYEGSMQEITDQKRTEEELRQRSLELSALNLLGTEVSSCLSLDKVIEAALHGILAAASPDLALVFLKKQDVLTLKGMGPEDSPFLLEEIPIHHVGECLCGLALEEEKPVYSRNIHKDPRCTLDECKNAGLCSFAALPLRAGAEVVGILGVACGTERDFESQAEFLETLADGVAVGIRNALLYEQVRAQADELEQRVKERTRDLRRMVDLMADREVRMKELKGIIARLRAQIREAGMEPVADDPLRI, from the coding sequence ATGGAACGCATCGCCCTTTTCCTGGAGCACAAGGAACACCGTGCCCTCCTCAAAGAATGGTTGGGGGCAAGGTTCCAGGTCGTGACGAAAGGGACGCCTGATGAGAGCGTTGCAGGTTTCGACCTGGGTATCGTGGACGGTACGGCCTTAAAGCGCTATATACGAAATATCGGAAACCTCAAGGAGACCGCGCAACCCGTTTTCCTTCCCTTTCTGCTCGTTATTCCCCGCAGCGATCTTGAATCTATTGCCTGCCACCTCCGCCATACGGTGGACGAGTTGATCTTTGCGCCCATCGGGAGAAATGAACTGATGACCCGGGTTGATGCGCTCCTGCATACAAGAAAAATGTCTTTTGAATTCCACGGGCGCCCTGGTCGCCTGTTTGACGATGTCCCATTGGGCCTTTACCGCTGTACTCCGGAGGGCCGGATTCTTGAGGCCAACATGACCACGGCTCGGCTTCTGGGGTATTCCCATCCTCGATTCCTGGTGAAGATCAGACCGGCTGACCTTTTCGTGGAACCCGAGGATCGCAGGTTTTGGCAAGCGACGATAAAAAAGGGGGAATCGGTGCATCGCTTCCAGGTGAGACTGCGTCGGAGGGACGGTGCTGTTATATGGGTTGAAGAGAATTCCCGGGCCGTTTGCGACAACAAGGGCCATTTGCTTTATTACGAAGGGAGCATGCAGGAGATCACGGATCAGAAGCGGACCGAGGAAGAACTCCGGCAACGGTCTCTCGAACTGAGTGCTCTCAACCTCCTTGGTACCGAAGTAAGCTCCTGCCTTTCCCTGGACAAAGTTATCGAGGCGGCCCTTCATGGTATTCTTGCGGCCGCCTCTCCGGACCTGGCTCTGGTATTCCTGAAGAAACAAGACGTCCTGACCCTTAAAGGCATGGGTCCGGAAGATTCCCCTTTTCTCCTCGAGGAAATACCCATACATCATGTCGGGGAATGCCTTTGCGGATTGGCCTTGGAAGAGGAAAAACCGGTTTACTCAAGGAATATCCACAAGGATCCGCGTTGCACCCTGGACGAGTGCAAGAATGCGGGACTTTGCAGCTTCGCTGCGCTGCCTCTACGGGCTGGAGCGGAAGTAGTCGGAATCTTGGGTGTGGCCTGTGGAACGGAGCGAGACTTCGAATCCCAGGCCGAATTTCTGGAGACCCTGGCAGATGGGGTGGCCGTTGGAATCCGGAATGCACTCCTTTATGAGCAGGTAAGGGCTCAGGCGGACGAACTCGAACAGCGGGTAAAGGAGCGAACCCGGGACCTGCGCCGAATGGTCGATTTGATGGCGGATCGAGAAGTCCGCATGAAGGAACTCAAGGGAATCATCGCCCGGCTTCGGGCACAGATCCGAGAGGCTGGAATGGAACCCGTGGCGGATGATCCCTTGAGGATATAA